One Mus pahari chromosome 10, PAHARI_EIJ_v1.1, whole genome shotgun sequence genomic window, TCCTCTCAGGGGACAGGGTCATAGGCTAGAATGGTTCTCCTGGCTATAGTAAAAAATGGAAAATCCAGGAAGCCTTCTAGTTGGTTGagacaaaggaggatgtggacgaGAGAAGGCTGCATATACCTGCCACAATGTACAGACTCGGGTCCATGACACAGATGTCCTGAAATGCAAAACTGAGCGGAGAAGGCAAGTATTCCAACATCTGACAGGATCTGGAAATAGCACATTCCTTCTAGTGTCTTTTAGGAGAAATTCAGTAAAACCATACACAAAAAGGGGGAAGGGACCCAGGCTTGGGGGGCTTCCATGGGGAGAAGGGTAGGCTGAAACCATGAGTTTACAAAATTATTTGCCTCTAGACTCTCAACTTTTCtttaagaagtttttttttgttgttgttttttcgagacagggtttctctgtatagccctggctgtcctggaactcactctgtagaccaggctggcttcgaactcagaaatctgcctgcctctgcctcccaagtgctgggattaaaggcgtgcaccaccacgccggcCTTTAAGaagtttttattcatattattttatttacgtGTATATGTCTGGGTAAGTATATGCCATGTATATACAGATGCCTCTGGGGGCAAGGAGAGGGCACCGGATCCCCTGTGGTTGTTACAAGTGGTCGTGAATTGCCCTATagggatgctggaaactgaacttggttcctctataagcagtgagccatcttgccagctcacaACGTTCTTAAACAAAGTCCCCAGATTACAAAAGGAGCATtgcagccaggcggtggtggtgcacacctttaatcccagcactcgggaggcagcagcaggcagatctctgggtttgaggccaggcagggcagggagggagtaGAGAGGAGAGCAAATGTTGGGCGGAGACCGTGTTGCTGCAGGCTCTGGAGCGCAAGTCCATCTGTGCCAGGTGTGGCATCTGTGACCTTGAGGCGGGACCTGTGTTTCTCTAGGAGTTCAGATGCCTGGAAGAAAGACCGAGTCATCCTAAACCAAGAGGTGATGGCGCCCGAAGCCATCAAGAACTTTGTGCCCCTGCTGGAAGGTGTAGCTCAGGACTTCATCAAAGTCTTGCACAGACGCATCAAGCAGCAAAATTCTGGAAATTTCTCAGGGGACATCACTGATGACCTATTCCGCTTTTCCTTTGAGTGTAAGGATCTTACACGTGACTGGCTggcaggagctgggggtggggagccagcGTTCACCCTTTTACCTTGAGACCCCAGGCCCTGTGCTTGTATGGATTGGTTTCTTGGACAGGCTCTGCACTGTCAGCCTCTCAGGGGTAGTCAAGTAGCTCTCATCTGACATTCATGTTGGGGAGGTCCCCAGAACATAGGTTTTCCATGCCACCATCCTCCATAAGCCAGAACTTGGCTTGGCCTCGTATGCCGCAAGTCTCCCTCTCGTAGAAACAGACATCTGAAGTTGAGGCGGCATAGACCAGGTATAGAACGGTGCATGCATATGGCTTAGTAGAAGTCATGTGATGCCTGCAGAAGATCTGGGGTATCCTGGGCTTGGTATGAAATTGGCGTTCAAATTTTTCCTGTGGTGAGAAAACTTGAATCCTTTAGTCCCAGCCAGATTGAGTCCTGGGTGACTTGGAGACTGCTATCCCAAGTCTCCCAGGCCGTGTGTGATGTAGCGATTGCAGTCAGTAACAAAGGGAGATCCTTCCTGGACAGTTCCATCCTGGCTCAGGTGAAGTCCACTATTCTCATCAAAGCATCCTGATCAGGGCCACCCCTACATCCCTCCAAGGGACCTGAATTGAAGCCAGAAGGGCagtcttcttccatctcttgggGTTCAGGTCTCAGTtgctttgctggaggaagctAATGATGAGCAAGGGCTCCTGTGTGTGGTGGGCATGGGTGGGGATGGTTCTGGGAGCCAAGGCTCTCAGAGAGCCAGGCTGGAAGAGGGTCCTCAGCCTCAGTCTCTCACTGCAGCCATCACCAGTGTTGTATTTGGGGAGCGCCTGGGGATGCTGGAGGAGATCGTGGATCCCGAGGCCCAGCGGTTCATCAATGCTGTCTACCAGATGTTCCACACCAGTGTCCCCATGCTCAACCTGCCTCCAGACTTCTTTCGACTCCTCAGAACTAAGACCTGGAAGGACCATGCAGCTGCCTGGGATGTAATTTTCAATAAAGGTGAGGACTCCTCTGgcagtactcaggaggtgggTTACCAAACTGAGAGAGTGCATTGAGCTGGGTGCCTGACCAGTGGCCCCCTCTGTTCCACAATTAACCAATGCTCACTAATCTACCATGGAGGAAAATCTCAGGTGAGCAAGGATGTGTGTCAGGGCTGGAGGATGACTATTAGAGTTGATTACTTTTTCCTTCTGGAGAAAGGGAATAAGGATGTTCATGGTACTCAtgactaggggctggagagatggctcagcaattaaggaCACTTACTGttcctacagaggacctgggtttgaattctAGGACTCACATCAGGACaatcataactgcctgtaactccagctccaggggacttgATGTACCTTTTGCCTCCACAGATAcctatacttacacacacacacacacacacacacacacacacacacacacttaattaaaaaaaaaatctttttagaaaGGTGTTCAATACCTATTGAGTTGAGGGCTGGTGTCTGACCATAGTTGTCTGTGTGACTGGAGGCTTGAGGGAAGGGCTAGGGGTTGTTGAGAGGAAGATTGATGGAAAAAGCTGACTGGGGTGTGGTGGAATCTAATGTCACCTCAGCCAGCAGTAcctatgtgaccttgggcaaccATCTCTACTCCGTTGGTAAAGCGCTGGCTTTGCAAATGtgaagagctgagttcagttcccagaactcagagTAACTCATGGTGGTGCTTGCTTGTAATCCCATTGCTGGGGAAGCTGAGACGTGTGTTTCTGGGGGTTACTGGCCAGCTACCCTGAactacttggtgagctccaggccaatgaatgagagaccccatctcaaagaaaCAAGGTGAACTACAGCAGCTGAGGTCGAGTCTTACTCGTACCCCcctacacacgtgtacacacacacacacacacacacacacacacacacacacacacacacacacacacagagtggggatgatgaaaaaataaatgacaagggCTAGGAACTTTCTCAGttgttaagagccctggctgctctcccagaggaccctggttcaattcctaatctacagggtagctcacaactgtctgtaactccagtcccaggcaaTCCAAtaccttcctctggccttcatggacattgtacacacatggtatacagacattcCAAAAAGAGGCTTAACAAAATGGCTGCATAGCAAGCAGGGGCTCTGGAATActcaggccttggtgccccacCCCTGAAGACTGatgaccctccctccctcccaccagcaGGGAGCCTCACTCcgttcttcctccttctccacagcTGATGAGTACACCCAGAACTTCTACTGGGACTTAAGGCAGAAGCGAGACTTCAGCAAGTACCCCGGTGTCCTTTATAGCCTCCTGAGGGGCAACAAGCTGCCCTTCAAGAACATCCAGGCCAACATTACCGAGATGCTGGCAGGAGGGGTGGACACGGTGAGTACTGTGGACCCAGCATGAGCCTCCCTGATGCCTACATACTCCCTTCCCCATCAGCTGTGCTGTCTGAAGCTGTTCAGGGTGAGAAGCTGGGCATGTCTGTATGATACGATTCTCTCCCTTGGTGCTGGGCCTTAAACAGGGGTCTCCTAGAAGGGTGAGGCCGAAGCCCTGCCATGACCTAACACTATTTACCACCCATAGGGCAGGATCTGAGACTGATTTATCTGTGAGAAATAAGGGAATAACTTCAGTTCCGTTCCTATATAGAATttggttgtttttgagatggggagcttatgtagcccagggtggctttgaactcactatgtagtcagggatgaccttgaactcctgcttctTTTGCCTCCTCTACCTGAATTTAGGAATTACAGAGGTGTTATCACCATTCTTGACTCTTTAAAAaggttgcttttatttgtttcttatgtggtcgagtgttttgcctgcatgtatttttgtgcaccatgtgagtgcctggtacgtggagaggagagaatatggtgtcgggtcccctggaactgactttacagttgtgagtcaccacatagGCActaaggattgaattcaggtcctctggaagagtagcctttttacctgctgagccatccctcctgcccccaccATGTTTGATTTTATACAGTTCTGGGaccaaacccaaggcttcatgcatgctaggtaaacaTTTTACCAACTATGCTACATTttcagactatatatatatatttgtttgtttgttttggacaaggtctcactttgtagtgtaagtggaactggaactcactctatagctcaggctgtccttgaatttacaCCAACCTTCCTGTCTtgggctcccaagtgctgggattacagtgtccTCAGGCCAGAGACAGGCATCTGGTTATCTTGAAAGTGTAAGCCACAGTAACAGATTAGTTGATCCAACAACAGACATTTGTTTTCTCACAGTTTGAAGCTGGAACCATTATTAAGGTGTGAGCAGGAGTGATTCACTCCAAGGTTGAAGGTGTCCATCTTCCTCACGTCTACACGTGGGCTTCCCTCTATGCATTgcactctctcctttttcttaggGCATGGTTCCTGGGCTAGAGCTCTCCACTGCCCCCTTCACCCCATAGTCTCCTTAAAGGGTGCATCCAAATGCAGACATGTTATGAGCTATTAAGAGTTGGGATAGCCAGACCATgaggcatacacctttaatccaagtattcaggaagcagaggcaggaagatctttgtgagttcgagaccagcttagtctacagagcaagttccaggacagccagggctacacagggaaatcatgtctcaaaaatcaaaaccaaatgaagaagaagaaggagaagaagaaggggaagggaaaggggaaggggaaggagaaggggaaggggaagaaggaggaggaggaggaggagaaggagaagaaggagaataaGAGAGGATGAAGACATGTGCCTGGAGGCAGGTAGTAACAAGTCTGTCACATGTCACAATGGCAGATGGCAGAGACTCTAACAGCTATCGACTGGTAGTTTCTAAAGCAGAGTATTGATTGTGGATGTGGGGTTCAGCCTTGATCATGAGATTCCTCTCAGGGAGGCAGTTTGTTTTCATTCCAGTTGTGGTGACTGGGGTGGGGCAACCCCATCATGAGGTGATCTGCTTGCAAGATTCTGTTCTTGGAATCTCAACACCATCTAAGTTCCTCTTATCTTGGTGTCTTCAGcctcagaagagaagagatagCATGGGCAAACTAATCACCCTTGTGCACCAGCTTTGACAGATGTCCTTTAAGTGATCAGATGATGTTTTCGAACAGAGTTGTGCAAGAATCTGAATCAGAACTGAAGGCTGTAAAAAACCAATGATGTGGTTGTAGACAGTGAGGTCAGGTACTGGGTGGGTTCTCCGACCTGCTTTCCTTACAAGAAGCCAAACTTTTATCTTGTGTTTTGTTGCCCATTGGGCAATGGAAGAGTCTGTGCTTTTAGTAACAAACAGATACGAAGGCCCTGTGACACTGTGGGgtatcatcttttctttttagatgaaACAGTGGaacagagaggttaagtgacttgGCTGAGGCACACAGCTAGTAGAACGGAATGGACTATCTCTATTAACAGCTATCTCTAGGTGTCCACTCTGTGAATACTTGGAGGCTCTGAGAGAAACACACACGTGATCTATGTCTTCAATGAGTCTGTATTTGCTTTCTGGGTAGGTAAAGGAATGGTAGAGGGAGGGACTTCCTTGGGGAAGATTCCCCAGTGTCTGCAGCTCTGTCTAGCTAGGGCACTAGACACGTGCTGAAGAGGCTGTAGGAGAGATACTAGGTTGGCAGTGGTCAGGTATCCACGGAGCCTCTGGACGTCAACTGGAGACTCTGAGGAGCCAAGACTTTAAGCCAAGAAGTAacgactttatttttttttttttcacttttgtctCTGCCAGGAAGAAAGAGGTGTTTATGTTTAAGCCTTTTGGACAGAAATATGATCCTTTATTAACATGTCTGCCATCTCCGCTCCTGATCCCAGGACAAAGGGTGTTCCAGACTGGGGCCTCGTATAGACTCCCTCTGCTAACTTGGTTGAGTCACTGTGGGGCTTGAGGAGAGTCACTGGTGCTGAAACCTCTGGCTCGTGTTTATACTGCTTCATTAATCCCAGTACAGCCTTTAGAATGTAAAATGCACCAACTTTAGAAAAGACGGAGAATAGATCTGTGGCCTGGTCTCAGGGTGGTTGAATCTCCCTCTCCGGTCTGCTGTAAGTGAGGTGAACATTGAGGTTTAGACTGCTATAGGTGAGCTATCCTGGAACcctctttgtagaccaagctgacctcgacCTTGGAGATCCACCAGTCTCccccttccaagttctgggattaaaggccagtgCCATTATGCCCAGTGACATGGACTTGGGTGTACAAGCCTTACagattgtacacacacacacacacacacacacacacacacacacacacacacacacacgtaatttcTGGAAGACTCTagagccctctggaagaacacactCCGTTTGTTAGGAGATGAATGAGAGCTGGTGACACACAGGGTGAAGGTAGAGACAAATCCTCCTCTGAATATCCCTTCCTGGGCATTaactatttttttgagacagtgtaatcaggtagcccaggctagccttgaaggatgatcttgaacttctgaatctttctacctcccaaatgcacCAACATTGAGGGCCCTTTGCTTGTTAGACAAGTACTGCTCTAGCTGATTACATCACAAGCTCCCCTTCTTACCTGGACACCGAGAAAACCTTTTTGGGCATTGGCCTTTCAAAGGTTTCACAAATGGTCTTGGATATGAGGGTTGAGAGTGATGAAGGTCATGGTGACATGGGACTCCTTGGCCTTCACAATCCATGTTCCTACCAGACCTCCATGACCCTGCAGTGGAACCTTTATGAGATGGCACACAACTTGAAGGTACAGGAGATGCTGCGGGCTGAAGTCCTGGCTGCCCGGCGCCAGGCCCAGGGAGACATGGCCAAGATGGTACAGTTGGTCCCACTCCTCAAAGCCAGCATCAAGGAGACACTGAGGCAAGCCCAGTATACCCATACCTTCCCACACCCAAGCCCTGGAGAAGGGTTCCCAGGGCGGGCAGATGGAGAAGATTAGAATCGGGAAGGGAGATTTCAGGAGACATTTGGAAGAGACGAGTAGGGATGGGAAGAGAGATCTAGAGGCAGAAATCTGCTTTCGTTTCCCCCAGGGGTGCTGTAGTGGGGGCCTGAAACTCCAGGCTGGTGTGGGGGTCGGGGTAGAGGATAGATAGCCTGACTCCAGGATCTGGGACCATCTATATCTGAGGGTCCTCTTTCTGCAGACTCCACCCCATCTCCGTGACCCTGCAGAGGTATGCTGTGAGTGACCTGGTGCTTCGCAATTACAAGATACCAGCCAAGGTAGGACTCAGGAGCTCTGCCAATCAGATGGAGGAGAAGTGGGGGCAGGCTTCAGCTCCGGGTAGATGGTGGTGATGGGGATTCCTATCTAAGCCTTTCTTCCTGATGCTTGGCCATTGGTGGCATACCCAGCTACAACAGTCTAGTTTGTGTGAAAGGTAGTGGTGGAGGCCATGGTGGGTAATGGATACCGGAGTCCAGGGGTAGGAGGCTAACATGACTGGTCTTTCTGGGTTGAGGGTAAGAGTGGAGAGAACCACATGTGTTATTCCTAATGTTGTGTCTTCAGCCTTCATCAGGGCTCACAGAGGGGCCAGGCCCTTGTTTGACACTACACAGTAGGCAGAAGGCCATGCCCTGTCCTATATTGGGTAACTGGCAGCCAGGTTTGAAAGCAGGGACCTGAGAAAGCTGGGTTTAAGACTGTGGGGGAACCGGAACTGCTTAAGTCTTGTCACCTTGCTCCTAGACTTTGGTACAGGTGGCTAGCTTTGCCATGGGTCGAGATCCGGGCTTCTTTCCCAATCCAAACAAGTTTGACCCAACTCGTTGGCTGCAACAAAGCCAAAACACCACCCACTTCCGGTACTTGGGCTTTGGCTGGGGTGTTCGGCAGTGTCTGGGCCGGCGGATCGCGGAGCTGGAGATGACCATCCTCCTCATCAATGTGAGTAGGGCTCTGGCTCTGGGACATGTCAGCACCCTGGGATTTCACTGACTCCAGTGAAGTCACTAACCCTCCTCTGTCGGAATCCAGGGGATGTGCAGGACCAGGGCTCATTAGTCTCCCACaactctcagctgcttcctcCTTTGGGCTAACCCACTTACTACCCGTTGATATCCCCTGAGCACTTATCTGCCCCCACTTGGGAGGTGATGTGGGAGAGAAATTGCTACAGACTAAAGTCAAAGGCTAAATCCATGAAACAGAGCATGTAGGGACCTTTTAGACACAGTCAGAGGTTGAATAGTTTGTGCTATGTTCTTTGGATCATACTCAACAGATTGACCCTGGAGCTACAGATGTCAGGGGTGTGAGACCCAGGAGAGACAAATCCTCCTTTTTGCCTCCTTCTTCTTCAGG contains:
- the LOC110328464 gene encoding cholesterol side-chain cleavage enzyme, mitochondrial isoform X2, producing MAPEAIKNFVPLLEGVAQDFIKVLHRRIKQQNSGNFSGDITDDLFRFSFESITSVVFGERLGMLEEIVDPEAQRFINAVYQMFHTSVPMLNLPPDFFRLLRTKTWKDHAAAWDVIFNKADEYTQNFYWDLRQKRDFSKYPGVLYSLLRGNKLPFKNIQANITEMLAGGVDTTSMTLQWNLYEMAHNLKVQEMLRAEVLAARRQAQGDMAKMVQLVPLLKASIKETLRLHPISVTLQRYAVSDLVLRNYKIPAKTLVQVASFAMGRDPGFFPNPNKFDPTRWLQQSQNTTHFRYLGFGWGVRQCLGRRIAELEMTILLINVLENFRIEVQSLRDVGTKFSLILMPESPILFNFQPLKQDLDPTVTRKGDTV
- the LOC110328464 gene encoding cholesterol side-chain cleavage enzyme, mitochondrial isoform X1 encodes the protein MALEVWGRYTCAAGSGGRGDGMLAKGLSPRSVLVKGCQPFLSPTWQGPVLTTGKGAGTSTSSPRSFNEIPSPGDNGWLNLYHFWRESGTQKIHYHQMQNFQKYGPIYREKLGTLESVYIVDPNDASILFSCEGPNPERFLVPPWVAYHQYYQRPIGVLFKSSDAWKKDRVILNQEVMAPEAIKNFVPLLEGVAQDFIKVLHRRIKQQNSGNFSGDITDDLFRFSFESITSVVFGERLGMLEEIVDPEAQRFINAVYQMFHTSVPMLNLPPDFFRLLRTKTWKDHAAAWDVIFNKADEYTQNFYWDLRQKRDFSKYPGVLYSLLRGNKLPFKNIQANITEMLAGGVDTTSMTLQWNLYEMAHNLKVQEMLRAEVLAARRQAQGDMAKMVQLVPLLKASIKETLRLHPISVTLQRYAVSDLVLRNYKIPAKTLVQVASFAMGRDPGFFPNPNKFDPTRWLQQSQNTTHFRYLGFGWGVRQCLGRRIAELEMTILLINVLENFRIEVQSLRDVGTKFSLILMPESPILFNFQPLKQDLDPTVTRKGDTV